From the Ruania alkalisoli genome, one window contains:
- a CDS encoding Fpg/Nei family DNA glycosylase: MPEMPEVAGLAAFLTERLTGRTIAAVHVPGIQALKTFDPPPQALVGRTVDRVDRHGKWLDVVTRAGPDPDSDESPLSLVVHLARAGWLRWQDTAPATVPRSPKSPIAVRVVLDDGSAFDLTEAGTRKRLAVHVVRRAREVPLVASLGPDPLSDEFTPAVLGELLGRRRAQLKGVIRDQSIIAGIGNAYSDEILHAAGMSPFAPTTSLTPEEVTQLHATIRSVLAEALGAAAGKPAAELKDAKRAGMRVHGRTGHQCPVCGDVVREVSFADSSLQYCATCQTGGKVLADRRMSRLLR, from the coding sequence ATGCCTGAGATGCCTGAGGTGGCCGGCCTGGCCGCCTTCCTCACCGAACGGTTGACCGGCCGCACGATCGCGGCCGTCCACGTCCCGGGGATCCAAGCCCTCAAAACCTTCGATCCGCCGCCGCAGGCCCTGGTAGGGCGCACCGTGGACCGAGTGGACCGACACGGCAAGTGGCTGGACGTCGTCACCCGTGCCGGGCCTGATCCCGACAGTGACGAGAGCCCGCTGTCCCTCGTCGTCCATCTCGCCCGCGCAGGATGGTTGCGCTGGCAGGACACGGCGCCCGCCACGGTGCCCCGCTCCCCCAAGTCGCCGATCGCGGTACGCGTCGTTCTCGATGACGGGTCCGCATTCGACCTGACCGAAGCAGGGACCCGCAAGCGCCTCGCTGTGCATGTGGTCCGCCGGGCCCGTGAGGTACCACTGGTGGCCAGCCTGGGCCCTGATCCGCTCAGCGACGAGTTCACGCCGGCGGTCCTCGGCGAGCTGCTGGGCCGGCGGCGCGCGCAGCTCAAAGGAGTCATACGCGACCAGAGCATCATCGCCGGGATCGGAAACGCCTACTCAGACGAGATCTTGCATGCCGCTGGGATGAGCCCGTTCGCGCCGACGACCTCATTGACACCAGAGGAGGTGACGCAGCTGCACGCGACGATCCGGTCCGTGCTCGCCGAAGCCCTCGGTGCGGCTGCAGGCAAACCCGCCGCCGAGCTCAAGGACGCCAAGCGGGCCGGTATGCGCGTGCACGGCAGGACCGGACACCAGTGCCCGGTCTGCGGCGACGTGGTGCGCGAAGTCTCGTTCGCCGACTCCTCGCTGCAGTACTGCGCGACCTGTCAGACCGGGGGGAAAGTACTCGCCGACCGGCGGATGTCGCGCCTGCTGCGCTGA
- the ispG gene encoding flavodoxin-dependent (E)-4-hydroxy-3-methylbut-2-enyl-diphosphate synthase: MPAVKETPPVLAPRRKTRKINVGAVEVGGDAPISVQSMTTTPTTDINATLQQIAELTASGCDIVRVAVPTADDAAALPIIAKKSQIPVIADIHFQPKYVFAAIDAGCAAVRVNPGNIRKFDDQVAEIAKAASDAGVSLRIGVNAGSLDKRLLAKYGKPTPEALVESAVWEASLFEEHDFHDFKISVKHNDPVVMVRAYELLAERGDWPLHLGVTEAGPAFQGTIKSATAFGALLSQGIGDTIRVSLSAPPVEEVKVGLQILQSLNLRERKLEIVSCPSCGRAQVDVYTLADEVTAGLEGMTVPLRVAVMGCVVNGPGEAREADLGVASGNGKGQIFVKGEVIKTVPEDQIVETLIAEATRIAESMDSADSDGSPVVTVS, translated from the coding sequence ATGCCCGCCGTCAAGGAAACCCCTCCGGTGCTGGCACCGCGACGCAAGACCCGCAAGATCAATGTCGGCGCGGTGGAGGTCGGCGGTGACGCACCGATCTCGGTGCAGTCGATGACCACCACCCCGACCACCGACATCAATGCCACCCTGCAGCAGATCGCAGAGCTGACGGCCTCTGGATGCGACATCGTCCGGGTCGCCGTGCCCACCGCCGACGACGCTGCGGCATTGCCGATCATCGCCAAGAAGTCGCAGATCCCGGTGATCGCCGATATCCACTTCCAGCCGAAGTACGTCTTCGCCGCGATCGACGCCGGCTGCGCCGCGGTCCGGGTCAACCCGGGCAACATCCGCAAGTTCGATGACCAGGTCGCGGAGATCGCGAAGGCCGCCTCGGATGCGGGAGTCTCGTTGCGAATTGGCGTCAACGCCGGCTCGCTCGACAAGCGCCTACTCGCCAAGTACGGCAAGCCGACGCCCGAGGCGCTGGTCGAGTCCGCTGTCTGGGAAGCGTCGCTGTTTGAGGAGCACGACTTCCACGACTTCAAGATCTCCGTCAAGCACAACGATCCCGTCGTGATGGTGCGTGCGTACGAGCTGCTCGCCGAGCGTGGCGACTGGCCCCTGCACCTCGGGGTCACCGAGGCGGGTCCAGCGTTCCAGGGCACGATCAAGTCGGCGACTGCCTTCGGCGCGCTGCTCAGCCAGGGCATCGGGGACACGATCCGGGTCTCCCTGTCCGCCCCGCCCGTCGAGGAGGTCAAGGTCGGCCTGCAGATCTTGCAGTCGCTCAACCTGCGCGAGCGCAAGCTCGAGATCGTCTCCTGCCCCTCCTGCGGGCGGGCACAGGTAGACGTGTACACCCTCGCAGACGAGGTGACCGCAGGCCTGGAGGGTATGACGGTCCCGCTCCGCGTCGCCGTCATGGGTTGCGTGGTGAACGGGCCTGGAGAGGCACGCGAAGCCGACCTCGGCGTGGCCTCCGGAAACGGTAAGGGCCAGATCTTCGTCAAGGGTGAGGTCATCAAGACCGTGCCCGAGGACCAGATCGTGGAGACCCTCATCGCCGAGGCCACCCGGATTGCCGAGTCGATGGACAGTGCCGACTCAGACGGTAGCCCGGTCGTCACCGTCTCCTGA
- a CDS encoding proline--tRNA ligase: MLMRMSTLFLRTLREDPADAEVASHKLLVRAGYIRRAAPGIYSWLPLGLKVLAKIEAVVREEMDAIGAQEVHFPALLPKEPYEATGRWTEYGPNLFRVKDRKDADYLLAPTHEEMFTLLVRDLYSSYKDLPAVLYQVQTKYRDEARPRAGLIRGREFIMKDSYSFDIDEAGLDASYGKHRRAYQRIFDRLGLDYVIVAAQAGPMGGSRSEEFLHPCEIGEDTFVRSPGGYAANVEAVATPVPPEQDASGVRPAHVEDTPGTPTIETLVAAANQIAPRPERPWTAADTLKNVVVALVSPTGQRELLVVGLPGDRQVDAKRLEAAVFPAEVDQTTEADFAGHPELVPGYIGPQVLGPNGAPRDEDGAGAVRYLLDPRVVPGTAWITGANEPGKHVFDLVAGRDFTADGVIDVAEVRAGDEAPDGSGPLELARGIEIGHIFALGQKYAKALELSVLDQNGKAVTVTMGSYGLGVTRVLAAIAESTSDQMGLSWPVAVAPAHVHVLATGKDPAVFDTAERLADGLDSIGVEVLYDDRPKVSAGVKFADSELLGLPYALVVGRGLADGVVEVRHRASGDREELPPEQAVARLRELLTEAGLSLR, encoded by the coding sequence GTGCTGATGCGGATGTCGACCCTGTTCCTGCGGACCCTGCGAGAGGACCCGGCCGATGCCGAGGTCGCGAGCCACAAGCTGCTCGTGCGCGCCGGCTACATCCGGCGCGCGGCGCCGGGGATCTACTCCTGGCTGCCGCTGGGGTTGAAGGTGCTGGCGAAGATCGAGGCCGTGGTCCGCGAGGAGATGGACGCCATCGGTGCCCAGGAGGTGCATTTCCCGGCCCTGCTGCCGAAGGAACCGTATGAGGCGACGGGCCGGTGGACAGAGTATGGACCCAATCTGTTCCGCGTGAAGGACCGCAAGGACGCCGACTACCTGCTGGCCCCCACGCACGAAGAGATGTTCACCCTGCTGGTGCGGGATCTGTACTCCTCGTACAAGGATCTTCCGGCGGTGCTGTACCAGGTGCAGACTAAGTACCGGGATGAGGCCAGGCCGCGCGCGGGTCTGATCCGCGGCCGGGAGTTCATCATGAAGGACTCCTACAGCTTCGACATCGACGAGGCCGGTCTCGATGCCTCGTATGGCAAGCACCGCCGGGCCTATCAGCGCATCTTCGATCGGCTCGGCCTCGACTACGTGATCGTCGCCGCGCAGGCAGGGCCCATGGGCGGATCCCGCTCGGAGGAGTTCCTGCATCCGTGCGAGATCGGCGAGGACACCTTCGTGCGTTCGCCCGGCGGCTACGCCGCGAACGTCGAAGCCGTGGCCACCCCTGTGCCACCCGAGCAGGACGCCTCGGGTGTCCGCCCCGCGCACGTGGAGGACACGCCCGGTACCCCCACCATCGAGACCCTGGTCGCGGCGGCCAATCAGATCGCGCCCCGGCCGGAGCGCCCGTGGACGGCGGCTGACACGCTGAAGAACGTCGTGGTCGCCCTGGTCTCCCCGACGGGTCAGCGGGAGCTGCTTGTGGTGGGTCTGCCCGGAGACCGGCAGGTGGACGCCAAGCGGCTTGAGGCGGCCGTTTTCCCGGCTGAGGTGGACCAGACCACCGAGGCGGACTTCGCCGGGCACCCGGAGCTGGTACCTGGCTACATCGGCCCACAGGTGCTCGGTCCGAACGGCGCACCCCGCGACGAGGACGGCGCGGGTGCCGTGCGATACCTGCTCGACCCCCGGGTGGTGCCCGGTACGGCATGGATCACGGGGGCCAATGAGCCGGGTAAGCATGTCTTCGACCTGGTGGCTGGCCGGGACTTCACGGCTGACGGAGTGATCGACGTCGCAGAAGTCCGTGCCGGTGACGAGGCGCCCGACGGCTCCGGCCCGCTGGAACTGGCTCGCGGGATCGAGATCGGGCACATCTTCGCTCTCGGGCAGAAGTATGCCAAGGCGCTCGAGCTGTCGGTGCTCGATCAGAACGGCAAAGCGGTCACGGTGACGATGGGCTCCTACGGACTCGGGGTCACCCGGGTGCTCGCAGCGATCGCGGAATCGACCAGCGACCAGATGGGCCTGTCCTGGCCGGTCGCGGTGGCCCCGGCACACGTGCACGTGCTCGCGACCGGGAAGGACCCAGCCGTCTTCGACACCGCCGAGAGACTCGCGGACGGGCTCGACTCCATCGGGGTGGAGGTTCTCTACGACGACCGCCCCAAGGTATCCGCCGGGGTGAAGTTCGCCGACTCCGAGCTGCTCGGCCTGCCCTATGCGCTCGTGGTGGGGCGCGGACTGGCCGACGGTGTGGTCGAGGTGCGCCATCGGGCCAGCGGGGATCGCGAGGAACTCCCGCCCGAGCAGGCGGTGGCGAGGTTGCGTGAGCTGCTGACCGAGGCCGGTCTCTCGCTGCGCTGA
- the rimP gene encoding ribosome maturation factor RimP, whose product MSPSPGPHALGAQVHEVLAPVVSGAGLYLEGVSVSGAARRRVVRVTVDLPDGPGGVTSDSLADVSRAVSQRLDEAEDLLAGSYLLEVTTPGVTRPLTEARHFRRAEGRLVTVATEGREVSGRVLGADEHELTLATASGTVSLPLSDVVRGRIDVELNRAGDGQD is encoded by the coding sequence ATGAGCCCCTCACCCGGACCGCACGCACTCGGCGCACAGGTGCACGAGGTGCTAGCCCCGGTCGTCTCCGGCGCTGGCCTCTACCTTGAGGGCGTCAGCGTCTCCGGTGCTGCCCGGCGCCGTGTGGTGCGCGTCACGGTGGACCTGCCGGACGGACCTGGCGGTGTGACGTCGGACTCGCTCGCGGACGTCTCCCGGGCTGTCTCGCAACGGCTGGACGAGGCTGAGGACCTGCTTGCCGGGTCGTATCTGCTGGAGGTCACGACCCCCGGTGTGACGCGGCCATTGACGGAGGCGAGGCACTTCCGCCGGGCCGAGGGCCGGCTCGTGACGGTCGCCACCGAAGGACGCGAAGTGAGCGGGCGGGTGCTCGGGGCTGATGAGCACGAGCTCACGCTGGCGACTGCATCGGGTACCGTCAGCCTGCCGCTGTCGGATGTCGTCCGTGGACGCATCGACGTCGAGTTGAACCGCGCCGGCGACGGCCAGGACTGA
- a CDS encoding DUF4081 domain-containing GNAT family N-acetyltransferase — protein MPTWPRPRAARGVRARALRPEPVPEPLVTSARSADAGELLRFCQAAPVDAALLGEHVEALPRYAFTRDQLLCVRTSEGLDGLCWTGGNVVPFRVAPRAAPALAEAVRSGRRRYSSIVGPAEDVLALWEQLRQDGPVPREVREDQPSMMIDHDPLLPPEPKVRVCTSADLDVLLPACVAMFTEEVGYSPLQSGGSYERRIRSLVDGGRALAWIETTASGPQVIFKAEIGTVAFGVAQVQGVWVHPDYRGRGFAATGMAAVVAHTRERMAPVVSLYVNSYNTRALAAYDAVGFRRVGTYATVLF, from the coding sequence GTGCCCACCTGGCCCCGGCCCCGTGCAGCCCGGGGCGTCCGCGCGCGTGCCCTGCGGCCCGAGCCCGTCCCGGAACCGCTGGTCACCAGCGCGCGTAGTGCCGATGCCGGTGAGTTGCTCCGGTTCTGCCAGGCGGCCCCGGTCGATGCTGCACTGCTGGGTGAGCATGTGGAGGCGCTGCCGCGGTATGCGTTTACTCGTGACCAGTTGTTGTGCGTGCGCACGAGCGAAGGTCTGGACGGCCTGTGCTGGACTGGCGGGAATGTGGTCCCGTTCCGGGTCGCGCCTCGTGCTGCGCCCGCTCTGGCCGAGGCCGTCCGGTCAGGACGGCGCCGGTACTCCTCCATCGTCGGCCCGGCTGAGGACGTGCTCGCCTTGTGGGAGCAGTTGCGCCAGGACGGGCCCGTTCCTCGGGAGGTCCGCGAGGATCAGCCGTCGATGATGATCGATCATGACCCGCTGCTCCCGCCCGAACCGAAAGTCCGGGTGTGCACGAGTGCCGACCTGGATGTGCTCCTGCCTGCATGTGTGGCAATGTTCACCGAGGAGGTGGGGTATTCGCCGCTGCAGTCCGGGGGCAGCTATGAGCGCAGGATCCGGTCCCTCGTCGACGGTGGCCGGGCACTGGCATGGATCGAGACGACCGCGTCCGGGCCCCAGGTGATCTTCAAGGCCGAAATCGGTACCGTCGCGTTCGGTGTAGCTCAGGTACAGGGGGTGTGGGTGCACCCCGACTACCGGGGGCGCGGATTCGCCGCCACGGGCATGGCCGCCGTGGTTGCGCACACACGCGAGCGGATGGCGCCGGTGGTCTCCCTGTACGTCAACTCCTACAACACCAGGGCGCTGGCGGCGTACGACGCCGTGGGATTCCGGCGGGTGGGCACCTACGCGACCGTGCTCTTCTGA
- a CDS encoding YlxR family protein — protein MNHSRGPVRTCVGCRGRDSRSTLVRLVADSSTSDPSVVVDPKASSPGRGAWVHPHPDCLDRAITRRAIVRALRIPVLAEHGKVVEWFDRFVRREPLIIEQESGSEADGHPMSTLR, from the coding sequence ATGAATCACTCCCGAGGTCCTGTCCGCACGTGTGTCGGATGCCGAGGACGTGACTCCCGGTCTACCTTGGTTCGCCTGGTCGCAGACTCCTCCACCTCGGATCCGTCCGTTGTGGTGGATCCGAAAGCCAGTTCTCCAGGGCGGGGAGCCTGGGTGCATCCGCACCCCGACTGCCTGGACCGCGCCATCACCCGACGAGCGATCGTCCGTGCCCTCCGGATCCCGGTCCTGGCTGAGCATGGGAAAGTGGTGGAGTGGTTCGACCGATTTGTCCGCCGTGAACCGTTGATCATCGAACAAGAGAGCGGGTCAGAAGCCGATGGGCACCCGATGAGCACCCTGCGATGA
- the rbfA gene encoding 30S ribosome-binding factor RbfA, with the protein MADRARARKLADAIQQIVATMLDTRIKDPRLGFVTVTDVRVTGDLQHATIFYTVLGSDEERAGSAAALASAKGVIRSEVGRRTGVRLTPTLEFVPDAVPETAAHLEEALRSAAARDAELAQLRENAQYAGEADPYRTHDDPDGADEISAATDPGGTAGEEPGSSR; encoded by the coding sequence ATGGCGGACAGAGCACGGGCCCGGAAGTTGGCCGATGCGATCCAGCAGATCGTCGCGACCATGCTCGACACCCGTATCAAGGATCCTCGCCTGGGGTTCGTGACCGTCACCGATGTGCGCGTGACCGGTGATCTGCAGCACGCGACGATCTTCTACACGGTGCTCGGCAGCGACGAGGAACGGGCTGGCAGCGCCGCGGCGCTCGCGTCCGCCAAGGGCGTGATCCGTTCCGAGGTCGGGCGCCGCACCGGAGTTCGCTTGACCCCCACCCTGGAGTTCGTCCCGGACGCCGTGCCTGAGACGGCCGCACACCTGGAGGAGGCGTTGCGCAGCGCCGCCGCCAGGGATGCCGAGCTGGCGCAGCTGCGCGAGAACGCACAGTACGCCGGGGAGGCGGATCCGTACCGCACCCATGACGACCCTGACGGGGCGGACGAGATCAGCGCAGCCACAGACCCCGGCGGCACAGCCGGCGAGGAGCCCGGAAGCAGCCGATGA
- the nusA gene encoding transcription termination factor NusA — MDIDMATLRMIERERDISLDTLVAAIEQALLSAYHRTDGAWTNARVELDRRSGHVTVYAREVLEEAPAEEVQVEGEADHVTATPGPRLGPEFDDTPENFGRIATSTARQVIMQRLRDAEDDQVLGQFRGKEGDVVAGTIQQGRDPRTVLIDLGGVEAVLPAHEQVPTETYRHGERIRAYVLEVTRGFKGPSITVSRTHPNLVRRLFALEVPEVADGSVEITALARESGHRTKMAVRSTVAGLGAKGACIGPMGQRVRAVMAELRGEKIDIVDHSEDPATFVAHALSPARVSSVEVVDAAARSARVVVPDYQLSLAIGKEGQNARLAARLTGWKIDIRPDTLPDGADAGPAATAVPETQ, encoded by the coding sequence ATGGATATCGACATGGCGACGCTACGGATGATCGAGCGTGAGCGCGACATCTCGCTGGACACGCTGGTGGCGGCGATCGAGCAAGCACTGCTTTCCGCCTATCACCGCACCGACGGCGCATGGACGAACGCTCGCGTAGAACTGGACCGCCGGTCCGGTCACGTCACCGTCTACGCGCGCGAAGTTCTCGAGGAGGCTCCTGCGGAGGAGGTGCAGGTCGAGGGGGAGGCGGACCATGTGACCGCGACCCCGGGACCGCGGCTGGGCCCCGAGTTCGACGACACGCCGGAGAACTTCGGGCGGATCGCGACCTCGACCGCCAGGCAGGTGATCATGCAGCGGCTTCGTGATGCCGAGGACGACCAGGTCCTGGGCCAGTTCCGCGGCAAGGAAGGCGACGTCGTCGCGGGGACCATCCAGCAGGGCCGGGACCCACGGACCGTGCTGATCGATCTGGGCGGCGTGGAGGCTGTGCTCCCGGCGCATGAGCAGGTCCCGACCGAGACGTACCGTCACGGAGAGCGGATCCGGGCGTACGTGCTGGAAGTCACGCGCGGCTTCAAGGGGCCGTCGATCACAGTCTCGCGCACCCATCCGAACCTGGTCCGCCGACTCTTTGCTCTCGAAGTCCCAGAGGTGGCCGACGGTAGCGTGGAGATCACGGCTCTCGCGCGCGAGAGCGGGCACCGCACCAAGATGGCGGTCCGCTCCACCGTGGCGGGCCTTGGCGCGAAGGGCGCATGCATCGGCCCGATGGGTCAGCGTGTGCGGGCCGTGATGGCTGAGCTGCGCGGAGAGAAGATCGACATCGTCGACCATAGCGAGGACCCGGCGACGTTCGTGGCTCATGCGCTTTCGCCGGCACGGGTCAGCAGCGTCGAGGTCGTCGACGCGGCGGCACGTTCGGCGCGCGTGGTGGTACCGGATTATCAGCTCTCGCTGGCGATCGGTAAGGAGGGCCAGAACGCGCGCCTGGCCGCCCGATTGACCGGATGGAAGATCGACATCCGGCCCGACACGCTCCCCGACGGTGCCGATGCCGGGCCCGCCGCGACCGCCGTACCGGAAACGCAGTAG
- the infB gene encoding translation initiation factor IF-2 — MAKVRVHELAKELGVDSKTVLAKLNELGEFVKSASSTIEPPVQRRLREAFPDTDSAAPAKKDAAAQPKSAAPKPPAKPAPKAESAPQAESAPQDEPAPKPEPAPEPASESGPPPEAPQSPKTAAPTPAEAAAKKPAAPKPGARPAPKPGGTRPGNNPFASSQGMPRPGGQRGDRSDRGERSDRPGPRPGGQRSGGPGAPRPGNNPFAPSQGMPRPGGSGGPRGDRPGGSAGPRGERPAPRPGGSGGRSAAPAGPGGARPTPGMMPGRSSVGRPGAPARGGGGGGGRGGRGGPGGPGGGGGFGGRPGGGPGFGGRPGGGGRGGRGGTQGAFGRAGGRPVRGRKSKRAKRQEFEQQSAPSIGGVQVPRGDGRTVIRIRAGASLSDFADRIDANPASLVTVLFHLGEMATATQSLDEDTFKSLGAELGYVIEIVSPEDEDRELLESFDIDLAAEEAAESDEDLQARPPVVTVMGHVDHGKTRLLDAIRRTDVVAGEAGGITQHIGAYQVHAEHEGDERAITFIDTPGHEAFTAMRARGADVTDIAILVVAADDGVMPQTIEALNHAQAANVPIVVAVNKVDKPDANPAKIRQQLTEYELIAEEYGGETMFVDVSATQGNGIDSLLEAVLLTADAALELTANPDKDARGVAIEANLDKGRGAVATVLVQSGTLRVGDAIVAGTAHGRVRAMFDEHGNTVKEAGPANPVQVLGLTSVPRAGDTFLVAPDDRTARQIADKREAAERAATLAKRRKRISLEEFTQALEQGKVDHLNLVIKGDVSGAVEALEDALLKVDVGDEVALRIIHRGVGAITQNDVNLATVDNAVIIGFNVRPAERVAQMADREGVEIKYYSVIYQAIDDVEAALKGMLKPEYEEVQLGTAEVRQVFRSSKAGNIAGSIVRSGLIRRNAKARLLRDGVVISDDLSIQSLRREKDDVTEVREGYECGIGLGAKDIREGDIIETFEMQEKPRS; from the coding sequence GTGGCAAAAGTCCGCGTTCACGAGCTCGCGAAAGAGCTCGGCGTCGACAGTAAGACCGTCCTGGCGAAGCTGAACGAGCTCGGTGAGTTCGTGAAGTCAGCATCGTCCACTATCGAACCGCCCGTTCAGCGTCGGCTGCGCGAGGCGTTCCCGGACACCGACTCCGCAGCACCCGCCAAGAAGGATGCTGCGGCTCAGCCCAAGTCGGCCGCTCCGAAGCCTCCGGCCAAGCCCGCACCGAAGGCCGAATCTGCACCGCAGGCTGAGTCTGCACCGCAGGATGAGCCGGCACCGAAGCCCGAGCCCGCGCCGGAGCCAGCCTCCGAATCGGGACCGCCGCCCGAGGCTCCGCAGAGTCCGAAGACCGCGGCGCCGACACCGGCCGAAGCGGCGGCCAAGAAGCCGGCCGCACCGAAGCCCGGGGCGCGTCCGGCTCCCAAGCCCGGTGGCACACGCCCCGGGAACAACCCGTTTGCGTCCTCGCAGGGTATGCCCCGCCCGGGTGGCCAGCGAGGCGATCGCAGCGATCGTGGTGAACGCAGCGATCGTCCCGGCCCACGCCCAGGTGGTCAGCGCTCCGGTGGCCCCGGTGCGCCTCGCCCCGGGAACAACCCGTTCGCGCCGTCGCAGGGCATGCCCCGACCCGGCGGGAGCGGTGGCCCTCGCGGTGACCGTCCTGGTGGTAGCGCCGGCCCACGTGGTGAGCGCCCAGCCCCCCGTCCGGGTGGGTCGGGTGGCCGCTCCGCTGCTCCAGCAGGACCGGGTGGGGCACGTCCGACGCCCGGGATGATGCCCGGCCGCAGTTCAGTCGGCCGTCCCGGTGCGCCCGCACGCGGTGGCGGCGGCGGCGGTGGCCGCGGTGGCCGAGGCGGACCCGGGGGTCCCGGTGGTGGCGGCGGTTTCGGTGGTCGTCCCGGTGGCGGCCCCGGATTCGGCGGACGTCCCGGTGGCGGTGGCCGCGGAGGTCGTGGCGGCACGCAGGGCGCGTTCGGTCGCGCAGGCGGGCGCCCGGTCCGGGGGCGCAAGTCCAAGCGGGCGAAGCGTCAAGAGTTCGAGCAGCAGTCGGCACCGTCCATTGGCGGTGTGCAGGTTCCTCGCGGTGATGGCCGGACGGTCATCCGGATCCGCGCCGGTGCCTCGTTGTCCGACTTCGCCGATCGAATCGACGCCAACCCGGCGAGCCTGGTGACGGTGCTCTTCCACCTCGGTGAGATGGCGACCGCCACCCAGTCCCTCGACGAGGACACGTTCAAGTCACTGGGAGCCGAGCTCGGGTACGTCATCGAGATCGTCTCGCCCGAGGACGAGGACCGCGAGCTGCTCGAGTCCTTCGACATCGACCTCGCGGCCGAAGAGGCGGCGGAGTCCGACGAGGACCTGCAGGCACGACCCCCGGTCGTCACCGTCATGGGTCACGTCGACCACGGTAAGACCCGCCTGCTGGACGCGATCCGTCGTACGGATGTCGTGGCCGGTGAGGCAGGTGGCATCACCCAGCACATCGGTGCCTACCAGGTCCACGCCGAGCACGAGGGCGACGAGCGTGCCATCACCTTCATCGACACACCCGGTCACGAGGCGTTCACCGCCATGCGTGCCCGTGGTGCCGATGTCACCGACATCGCCATCTTGGTGGTGGCGGCCGACGACGGTGTGATGCCCCAGACGATCGAGGCGCTCAACCACGCTCAGGCGGCGAACGTGCCGATCGTGGTGGCGGTCAACAAGGTGGACAAGCCGGATGCCAATCCCGCGAAGATCCGCCAGCAGTTGACCGAGTACGAGCTGATCGCCGAGGAGTACGGCGGCGAGACCATGTTCGTCGATGTCTCGGCTACCCAGGGCAACGGGATCGACAGCCTGCTCGAGGCGGTCCTGCTGACCGCGGACGCTGCGCTGGAGCTCACAGCGAACCCTGATAAGGACGCGCGCGGTGTGGCGATCGAGGCCAACCTCGACAAGGGACGAGGCGCCGTCGCCACGGTGCTGGTCCAGTCCGGCACCCTGCGTGTCGGGGATGCGATCGTTGCAGGCACCGCCCATGGGCGCGTGCGAGCGATGTTCGACGAGCACGGCAACACGGTGAAGGAGGCAGGTCCGGCCAACCCGGTGCAGGTTCTGGGTCTTACGTCCGTGCCACGCGCCGGCGACACCTTCCTCGTAGCGCCCGACGACCGCACTGCCCGGCAGATCGCGGACAAGCGGGAGGCCGCGGAGCGCGCCGCCACCCTGGCCAAGCGCCGCAAGCGGATCTCACTCGAAGAGTTCACCCAGGCGCTCGAGCAGGGCAAGGTCGACCACCTCAACCTCGTCATCAAGGGTGACGTCTCCGGTGCCGTTGAGGCACTCGAGGACGCACTTCTCAAGGTTGACGTGGGCGACGAGGTCGCGCTGCGGATCATCCACCGCGGGGTGGGTGCGATCACGCAGAACGACGTCAACCTCGCCACGGTGGACAACGCCGTCATCATCGGCTTCAACGTGCGGCCCGCTGAACGGGTCGCACAGATGGCCGATCGTGAAGGTGTCGAGATCAAGTACTACTCGGTCATCTACCAGGCGATCGACGACGTCGAGGCCGCCCTCAAGGGCATGCTCAAGCCCGAGTACGAGGAGGTCCAGCTGGGCACCGCGGAGGTCCGTCAGGTGTTCCGCTCCTCCAAGGCGGGCAACATTGCCGGTTCGATCGTGCGCTCGGGCCTGATCCGACGCAACGCGAAGGCCCGGTTGCTGCGTGACGGTGTGGTCATCTCCGACGACCTGTCCATCCAGTCCCTGCGGCGTGAGAAGGACGACGTCACCGAGGTCCGGGAAGGCTACGAGTGCGGTATCGGGCTCGGGGCCAAGGACATCCGCGAGGGTGACATCATCGAGACCTTCGAGATGCAGGAGAAGCCCCGCTCCTGA